In Caulobacter segnis ATCC 21756, the sequence CGACGTCGGTGGCGACGCAGACTCGGGCGTGGCCGTCGCGCAGGGCCTGCAGGGCGTCGGCGCGCTCGCGCTGGCTCAGCTCGCCCGACAGGCCGACGACCGCGAAGCCGCGCTCGCGCAGCTTGTTGTGCAGGCCGCGGACGCTCTCACGGGTGTTGGCGAACACCAGGGCGCCGGGGGCTTCGAAGAAGCGCAGCAGGTTGACGACGGCGTGCTCGACCTCGTTGGGGGCCACGCGCACGGCGCGATATTCGATGTCGCGGTGCGGCTCGTTGCGGCCGATGGTGTCGATGCGGACGGCGTCGTTCTGATAGCGCTTGGCCAGCTCGACGATGTCGCGGGCCAGGGTGGCCGAGAACAACAGGGTCCGGCGCTCGGGCGGCGCGGCGTCGAGGATGAACTCCAGGTCCTCGCGGAAGCCCATGTCCAGCATCTCGTCGGCCTCGTCGAGGACGGCGACTTGCAGCTTGGACAGGTCCAGGTGGCCGCGTTCGATGTGGTCGCGCAGACGGCCGGGCGTGCCGACGACGATATGGGCGCCGTAGTTCAGGGCGCGCTGTTCGCGACGGGCGTCCATGCCGCCGACGCAGTTGACGACCACGGCCTTGGCCTCGGCGTAAAGCCAGGTCAGCTCGCGGTTGACCTGCATGGCCAGCTCGCGGGTCGGGGCGATCACCAGGGCCAGCGGCTCGGCGGCCTGGCCGAAGGTCTCGGCCTCGCCAAGCAGGGTCGGGGCGGCCGCGAGGCCGAAGGCGACGGTCTTGCCCGAGCCGGTCTGGGCGCTGACCAGCAGGTCGCGGTCGGCGGCGTCGGCGGCCAGCACGGCGGCCTGGACGGGGGTGGGCTCGGCGTAACCCTGAGCGGCGAGAGCCCGCTCAAGAGCGGGGTGGGAGGCGGGGAAGGGCATATGGGTCCAATTCACGTCTGCGGCCGCACACAAACACGCGCGGCTCGCGCCATGACCAAATCGGGCCCCTTTGAAGCCTTGAACGCTTCCCTCGGACCGCTTCTTGGTCGAATTCCAACAAAAATAGCCCCCTTCCGCCGCCGAAGCGACACGAAGGGGGCTCGATGAGCGGCCTTATGCGCTTGTTGCGGCGCAAAAAGCAAGGGCGGTGGGAAGAGGGGGCGGCCTAGGCCAGGCCGGCGCCCTGATCGCGACGCTCGGCGAGCTCGCTCGACAGGCGCGCGACGCCGGTGGTCAGAAGGCCCAGCATCGCCATCATCAGCGCCTCGGCCAGGCCCGGCGCCAGGATCGGCAGGCTGGGCGTGACGCCCAGATTGGCCACGCCGACGGCGCCGGCCAGAAGGGTGTAGGTCGCCGCCGCGAAGCCCAGGGGCAAGGCGCTGCGAGCGATGGCGTGAAGCCACTTCGTGTCGCGCCGGGCCAGGGCCAGGCCAGGGCCCGCGATGAGACCGGCCAACAGGATGATGGCGATCAGCTTCACCGGGACGGCGGCGTTGGAGAAGATGGCGACCAGCGTCAGCGACTTCTCGGTCGCGGCCTGAGCGGGGGTGTCGAGGAATATCGCGCCGAGCGCGGCGAGGGTGACGTGGGACAGACGCATGGCGATCTCCTTTCAGGTGATTACGACTGTAAAATCACCGGGAGGGTTACGCTTGTAAATTTCGATGTCAATCCTGATTGCGGCGGCTAGTTAGCCGACGCCGGTGGCCCCCACCTGACCACGCTCCGCGTGGTCGTCCGCCCCCGGAGGGGGCAGAAGAGGCGCGCCCTTTCTTCCCCCTCCGGGGGAGGAGCGCCGTAGGCGCGGAGGGGGCAAGTACGAGCGTTCGCGGCGCTCTATGATCCGCGTATCCGAAATCGAACCAAGCGATTTCAATCACTTCTCACTTTTCCACGCCGCTGGATCATCCGCGTTCAAACCCCGCTCATACTGATCTCACCCGATGGCTTGGAAGGGACGTCCGGCCGGCGATCGTGACGGCTGTCGGGGGTGGTCGAGCGGGAAGCGCTCGCCGGTCTTCTTTCGGGAAGGCGTCTTCGCGGCGGATCCAGGAGCAGGCTCCCTGAAATATCGGGACGAAGCCCTGGCGGCGGAGACTTCGGCGACGCGGCAGGTTCGGGCTGAAATCGCCCGGGCGTTCCGGGACCGGGGTCGTCGCCCCGGCCCGCCCGTCGGGGGCCTCTTTCGGAGGCGGGTTAAAACCCCGCGAGTCGAGGGCTCACCGGATAACGGCCACGCGGAGCGTCTGGCTTCGTCGAAACGGTACACACACTTCAAACCTCCGGACGGATGTCCGGCGCTCCGCGTCCCTTTCCATCCCTTCAGCGGCAAGCCGCGTGAAGCGTCGAAGTCGTGCGTCTAGAGCATCAGCCCATACAGCCGACGATCGCGGCGTTCGCCGTCCCGATGCACCGAGCCCTTCAGATAGCCTTCGGGCTTGAAGCCCAGCTTCTCCAGCAGCCGCTCGGCGTGATCGCCGATGTGAGCGCTGGCCACCAGGCTCTTCAGGCCGTCGCTGGCGGCGTGGGCGAGCAGGGCCGTGACGGCCTCGTAGCCGAAGCCGCGGCCCCAGTTGTCGCGGGCGATCACGAAGCGGATTTCGGCGCGGCCGTGGCGGCGGTCCAAGTCTATGAACTCGCAATAGCCGAGGAACAGGCCGCTATGGGTATGGCGGATCGACCAGTAGGCCGCCTCGCCGGCGGCCATCTGCTCGACCTGGTAGGCCACGCGTCGGGCGACCTCGTCAGGATCCTCGATGGGTTCCTGGTCGAGATTGGACATCACCTCGGCGTCGCTCAGGAACGGATAGACCCGCGGGGCGTCATCGACCGTCAAGGGGGCGAGGGTCAGGCGGGTTGTCTCGAGAATCATGCGGTCCAATATCTGGGGCTGGAAGGCTTATGGAAACGGGACTTTGGGACTTGCGTCGCGGCGCGCGCTTCCCAGCTATGGCGCGGAGGCGTCTCTAGTGGTAGAGGGGCCGCTTCGTTTTTCGCGCGACCTTTTGACCGCGCCCGGCTTGAGAACACATTCGTCATGCTCATCGGCGTCCTGCTGGCCATCAACATCGTCGTCTGCCTCGGCCTGATCGGGGTGGTCCTGCTGCAACGCTCCGAGGGCGGCGCGCTGGGCATGGGCGGCGGTTCGTCCAGCTTCATGACCGCTCGCGGCGCCGGCGACCTGCTGACCCGCATCACCTGGATCCTGTTTTCGATCTTCCTGCTGATCAGCCTGACGCTGACCATCCTGACGGGCCGCCTGAACAGCGGCGGTTCGGTGGTGGATCGCCTGGACATTCAGAACCTCGATTCCAAGGCTCTCAACGCCGCGCCGGCCGCTCCGGCTCCCGCTGACGCCGCCCCTGGGCCGATCCAGGCTCCGGCGCCGCAACTGAACACGCCGGCGCCGACCGCGCCGCAGCCCTCGCTACTGGCCCCGGCGCCTCAGGCCCAGCAGCCGGCCAAGAAGCCGGCGGCCCCCACGGCCAACAAGCCGGCCGAGGCCCCGACGCCCACGGTCGCCGCGCCCCCGGCCGAGCAGCCCAAGCCCTAACCGCTTCCCCTCGGAAGCTTTCGTCCGACCCCCGAGGGCAACCCGGGGGTCGAAACTTGTTGATGAACGCAGGTCTTTTCACCGGCGTCGTCGAATCACGAGTAATCTGATCGCCCATGACGCGGTACATCTTCATCACCGGCGGCGTGGTTTCCTCGCTTGGCAAAGGTTTGGCCTCGGCGGCGCTTGGCGCGCTGCTGCAAGCGCGCGGCTACACGGTCCGTCTTCGGAAGCTCGACCCCTATCTGAACGTCGATCCGGGCACGATGAGCCCGTATCAGCACGGCGAGGTCTTCGTGACCGACGACGGGGCCGAGACCGACCTTGATCTGGGCCACTACGAGCGCTTCACCGGCGTGTCGGCCAACAAGGCCGACAACATCACGACCGGCCAGATCTACAAGACGATCATCGAGAAGGAGCGCCGCGGCGACTATCTGGGCGCGACCGTCCAGGTCATTCCGCACGTGACCAACGAGATCAAGGACTTCGTCCTGTCGCCCGCCATGGACGAGAGCGGCCAGAAGGCGGTCGACTTCGTGCTGGTCGAGATCGGCGGCACGGTGGGCGACATCGAGGGTCTGCCGTTCTTCGAGGCCATCCGCCAGCTGCGCCAGGACCTGCCGCGCGGCCAGAGCTGCTACGTGCACCTGACGCTGCTGCCGTTCATCAAGACGGCCGGCGAGATGAAGACCAAGCCGACCCAGCACTCGGTCAAGGAGCTGCGCTCGATCGGCATCCAGCCGGACATCCTGCTGTGCCGCTGCGAGCAGGAGATCCCGCCCGAGGAAAAGCGCAAGATCGCCCAGTTCTGCAACGTGCGGCCCAGCGCGGTCATCCAGGCGATGGACTCCTCGTCCATCTACGCCGTGCCGATTGACTACCACGAGCAGGGCCTGGACGCGGAAGTCCTGGACGTCTTCGGCATCCACGACGCCCCGGCCCCGAACCTGTCGCGCTGGAAGGCGATCGACGACACCGTCCAGCACCCCGACGGCGAGGTCACCATCGCCGTGGTCGGCAAGTACACGGTGCTGAAAGACGCCTACAAGTCGCTGATCGAGGCCCTGCATCACGGGGGGCTCGCCAACAAGGTCAAGGTCAACCTCGACTGGGTCGAGAGCGAGACCTTCGAGGGCGACGAAGGCGCGGCCGCGGCCCGTCTCGAGAACGCCCACGCCATCATGGTGCCCGGCGGCTTCGGCGAGCGGGGCGCGGAAGGCAAGATCCGCGCGGCCCAGTTCGCTCGCGAACGGAAGGTGCCGTACTTCGGCATCTGCTTCGGCATGCAGATGGCCGTCATCGAGACTCTCCGGAACGTCGCCGGCGTCAAGGACGCCAGTTCCAGCGAGTTCGGCCCGACCGCGCGTCCGGTGGTCGGCATCATGACCGAGTGGATCAAGGGCAACGAGACCGTCCAGCGTCGCGCCAATGACGATCTGGGCGGGACCATGCGCCTGGGGGCTTACGACGCCGTCCTGACGCCCGGCTCGAAGGTCGCCGACATCTACGGCGCGACCGAGATCAGCGAGCGTCACCGCCACCGCTACGAGGTCAATATCGGCTACGTCCACCTGATGGAGGACGCCGGCCTGAAACTGACCGGCCGTTCGCCCAACGGCGTGCTGCCCGAGATCGTCGAACGGGACGACCATCCTTGGTTCATCGGGGTCCAATATCACCCCGAACTGAAGAGCCG encodes:
- a CDS encoding GNAT family N-acetyltransferase; protein product: MILETTRLTLAPLTVDDAPRVYPFLSDAEVMSNLDQEPIEDPDEVARRVAYQVEQMAAGEAAYWSIRHTHSGLFLGYCEFIDLDRRHGRAEIRFVIARDNWGRGFGYEAVTALLAHAASDGLKSLVASAHIGDHAERLLEKLGFKPEGYLKGSVHRDGERRDRRLYGLML
- the secG gene encoding preprotein translocase subunit SecG, with the translated sequence MLIGVLLAINIVVCLGLIGVVLLQRSEGGALGMGGGSSSFMTARGAGDLLTRITWILFSIFLLISLTLTILTGRLNSGGSVVDRLDIQNLDSKALNAAPAAPAPADAAPGPIQAPAPQLNTPAPTAPQPSLLAPAPQAQQPAKKPAAPTANKPAEAPTPTVAAPPAEQPKP
- a CDS encoding CTP synthase translates to MTRYIFITGGVVSSLGKGLASAALGALLQARGYTVRLRKLDPYLNVDPGTMSPYQHGEVFVTDDGAETDLDLGHYERFTGVSANKADNITTGQIYKTIIEKERRGDYLGATVQVIPHVTNEIKDFVLSPAMDESGQKAVDFVLVEIGGTVGDIEGLPFFEAIRQLRQDLPRGQSCYVHLTLLPFIKTAGEMKTKPTQHSVKELRSIGIQPDILLCRCEQEIPPEEKRKIAQFCNVRPSAVIQAMDSSSIYAVPIDYHEQGLDAEVLDVFGIHDAPAPNLSRWKAIDDTVQHPDGEVTIAVVGKYTVLKDAYKSLIEALHHGGLANKVKVNLDWVESETFEGDEGAAAARLENAHAIMVPGGFGERGAEGKIRAAQFARERKVPYFGICFGMQMAVIETLRNVAGVKDASSSEFGPTARPVVGIMTEWIKGNETVQRRANDDLGGTMRLGAYDAVLTPGSKVADIYGATEISERHRHRYEVNIGYVHLMEDAGLKLTGRSPNGVLPEIVERDDHPWFIGVQYHPELKSRPFAPHPLFASFIAAAKEHGRLV